The Terriglobus sp. TAA 43 sequence GAGTCGGACGATGTACTGAATACCTCCGCACAGCAGTCCACGACGATTGACCGCGATCTGTTTACGAAACTGCCGCTGGTCAGCACCTCGTCGCCACTCTCCAGCCTTGTCACGCTGAGCACGCCCGGCATCGCATCGGATTCGAACGGCCTCTTCCATCCGCTTGGCGAACACGCCGACACGACTTTCGCGATTGACGGTCAGCCGATCAGCGATCAGCAGAGCCGCGTCTTTGGCAATCAGCCATCACCGAACATCATCCAGTCGGTTAACGTGATCAACGGCATTGCGCCCGCAGAGTATGGCGATAAGACTAGCCTGGTGGTGGAAACCACCACGCGCTCCGGCGTGGGACTGGCCAAGCCTACGGGCACGGTTGGACTAAGCTACGGCACGTTCGGTTCGGTCACGCCATCACTTGCTGTCGGCTTTGGCGGCAAAACGGTAGGCGACTTCCTTTCCATCGACGGCTATCGCAGCGGTCGCTATCTGGATAGCCCGGAATATCGTCCGGTGCATGACGTTGGCAACAGCATCAACATCTTCAATCGAAGCGACTATCACCCCACTGACGTGGATGCCCTGCAACTGAACCTGTCGTTCTCGCGTTCATGGTTCCAGCAACCCAACCAGTATGACCAGCCCAACCAGGATCAGCGCGCAAAGATCATCTCTTTCAACATTGCGCCAAGCTGGACACACACCATCAGTCCCAACAGCCTGATCACGGTTTCCCCGTATCTGCGCCAGGACAACTTCCACTACTACCCCAGCAATGACGTCTTCAACGACACGCCCGTAACGCTGTCGCAATCACGCCGCCTGCAAAATGCCGGCCTCCGCGCGGACTACACGCTCAACAAGGGCATTCACACGTTGAAAGCTGGAGCGACCTTATACCACACCTTCCTAACGGAAGGATTCGGCCTCGGCGTTACGGATGCGACGTTTAATGCACCGTGCGTTGATGCTGACGGCAATCCTGTCACGGATCCCTCCATCACTAGCCCCACGCAATGCGGTGTGGGCAACGACTTCACGGCCAACGACAGCTACGCACCAGGGCTTGCACCGTACGATCTGACTCGTGGTGGTTCCATCTATCGTTTCCACGGCCATACCGACATCAAGCAGGAAGCCGTATATCTGTCGGACAACATCATGTGGCACGACTGGAACGTACAGTTGGGCGTGCGCGCGGACAACTACAACGGCTTGAGCACCCGCTCCAAGGTGGAACCACGTATCAATGTCGCGTATCACGTGCATCCCAGTGGCACGGTCCTGCGGCTGGGTTGGGGACAATTCTTCCTTACTCCGTATAACGAAAACCTGATCGTCAGCAGCACGACAGGCGTCGGTGGATTACAGAGCACGTCGGGCGACCAGCTTAAAGACGTCGCGCTGAAGCCCGCCTCACGTAATCAGTACACCGCTGGATTTGAGCAGTCATTTGGCCGCTACCTGGTCGTGAACGGTGAGTATTTCTGGAAGTACACGGACCGTGACTTTGACTTTGACGTTGTACTGAATTCCCCGCTGGCCTTTCCTATCCAGTGGCAGAAGTCCAAGATCGATGGCTTCGGTATCAAAGTCACGATGCCGACGTACCACGGCGTTTCCGCGTATTCGGTGTTGGGACACACACGTTCGCGCTTCTTTGGCCCCGAGGTTGGCGGCGTACTCTCAAACGATCCAACGATCAACACCAGCAGTGTGTTTCGTATTGACCACGACCAGGCTTTCCAGCAGTCCACCAACTTGCAGTACCAGTACAAGCACGGCCCGTACTTCGGTCTGACCTGGCGCTATGAGAGCGGTCTGGTGGCTGGCTCCGTAACGGATCCTGAAACGGCATTGGGCTTCACACCCGATCAGCAGCAACAGATTCAGCTGACCTGCGGCAATGTTCGTGCGACCCTTGCGAACCCCATCACCAGCTGCGCCCCTGGCCAGCTTTATTCTCCGCTGGTGAAGATTCCGGCTCCCGGAACGGAGAATGACGACAAGAATCCGCCGCGCATTGCTCCCCGTACCCTGTTCGACGGCCAGCTTGGTTGGGACAACGTATTGCACAAGGATCGCCTGAAGACGAACCTTTCCGTCACAGCCACAAACCTCACCAACAAGACAGCGCTGTATAACTTCCTGTCGACCTTTAGCGGAACGCACTATGTTTCGCCGCGAACTGTAACTGGACAGATCTCGTTCAACTTCTAAAAAACGACCAAAACGAAAACGTCCGCGAAGGCTTCGCGGACGTTTTCGTTTGTTGTTTACGACTGCATTGTCTCTTCCGATGATCGCAGCCGAACCATTCGTTCCACTGCGTACGGCGCGCGGTTCTGTGGCGAGTAGAAATGGCGCACTTGGAGCTCGCCAAGCAGGCCAATCCCAATCAACTGCACACCCGCCACGATCAAGACAGAAGCCACAATGAACCAAGGCCCATGTTGATTCAGTATTGCGCCGCCACGAATCACCTTTATCAGCAGCAATCCAAGCGACATCGTCATGCCGACCAGCACGCTGAGCGCCCCGAGGCTACCGAAAAAGTGCAACGGCCGCGTCATGTACTTCAACAGGAACCGAATGGTCAGCAAATCGAAAAACACGCGGAAGGTGCGAGTGATTCCATAGTGGCTTTTTCCCGCGCCCCGAGGTGGGTTCGAAATGGGAATTTCGCAGATGGAGGCTCCCCACCAGGATGCCAACGCAGGGATGAAGCGGTGCATCTGCCCATATAACGGAATGCTCTGGATCACTTCGCGACGATAAGCCTTAAACGTCGTTCCGAAATCATGGATCTTCACTCCGCTCAGTTTGGCCACCAGCCAGTTCGCCGCGCGTGAAGGAATACGGCGCATCACAAAACTGTCTGCGCGCTGCGCACGCCAGCCACTTACTACATCGTATCCTTCTTCCAGTTTGGCCAGGAAGTTCGGTATCTCGCGGGGGTCGTGCTGCAAATCGCCATCCATGGCCAGCACATAATCCCCTTGCGCATTGTCAAACCCGGCAGCCAGCGCAGAAGTCTGGCCAAAATTACGGCGCAACTTGATCACCAGAACGCGGCTGTCCACCGCCGCAATCTCTTCAAGTAGGCGATAGGTGCGATCACGCGATCCATCATCCACAAAGATAAATTCGAAGTTATCGCCCAGGTGTTCCATGACCTCTTTCAACTGGTCATAAAGCGCGGTGACATTCTCTTCTTCATTGTGAAATGGAACGACGATGGAATACTTAAACACATCCAAATTCTACGCTCACCCATTTGGGGGAATCTGGTCGGATTCCTAAGAGCAATTTCCTATCGACTTGTATCTCATTCACCGACAAGATGATGCAGATGGCGACACAGCCCTACACGGAAGAGCCTCTCCCGGAGAGTAACAACACGGAAGATGTAGGCGCTGTTGAAGAGTTCCATGACGCACCGACATCCCGGCGGTGGTACCTTGGAAGCGATATGGGTAAGAAGCTTATTGGCGTCGTCATTGTCGTTTTGATTGCTGCGGCCGCCTGGTATGCGTATCACAGGCGCACTACCCAGATGGGTGACGGCAGTGTCCGGTTTGACGATACGAGCGCACTGACGGACGAATCGAATTCCACGCCGTCTTCGTCCTCCAGCATTGTCACGACGCCCTCCGACACTTCCAAGCGCAACATTGTGCAGCCCACAACAAATGTGCAGCCGCCGATGACTGGTAGCGTTACCAGCGCTGCCGCTCCTGTAACTTCAGCCGCCCCCGCAGCGACAGCACCTGCGACCGACACCATCTCTGCAAACCCAACGAATGGCATGGCGTTCACCGGCAACGGAAAGTATCAGGTGTATCGCCAAGGCAATCTGACCTGGCGCCTTGATACGGAAACAGGTCGTACCTGCATCCTGTTCGCCACGATGGAAGAGTGGCGCAAGCCAATCGTCTATCAACATGGCTGCAATAACAGCTAGATATATCAGCGGACGTAACCTGCTACACATCAATGAAAAGGGCATGGCGAAAGCCATGCCCTTAAAAGTATTCGCGAATGTAACTTAGCGAATCGGATGAATCGCGTTGTTGTAGATGAACTGCGCCCCGATGATCAGCAGCCACACCCACAGCGCGAAACGCAGTGGGCGCTTGGGAATAAACCTTGCGGACCACGTTCCCACCATCACGCCGAAGATGCCGCCGATGACTAGTTCCTTCAGCAGCGAGGCATCATGTGCTCCGCTGAACATGTGCGCACCGCTGCCGACCAGCGATAGAACAAAGCCGAACAGGATATCTGTCCCCACTACCTGAGCGGGAGCAAGGCTCGTCAACGACAAGAGAGCAGCAGTGCCCAGAGCGCCTGCACCGGCAGACGAAAAGCCTACTTCAGCACCCACGGGGAACATCAACAAGGGCATGCAGAAGCGGCAATCACGCGGCTTTTCGCGTTGCGAGATGGGGCGGAACGAAAAGATGATCTGGTAGACCGCCGTCAGTACAAGCACCGCACCCAACAAGCCGTTCATGATGTGCTGCGAACCCTTACTCACCAGATGTGCGAGGAACAGCGACCCTAGCAGAACGCCGGGCAATCCGCCCAGCAGCATCCATCCCAACACATGCCAGTTCACCTGTTTGCGGACGATCTGCGTTGGCACCAGGAACAGCTTTACAACCGCCGAAAACACAAGTCCGGTGGTAACAGCGACCGCTGTTGGTACTCCAAGGAACAGGATGAGCAACGGCGTGGTGATGGTGCCGGCTCCCACGCCCGTCAAAGCGATGAACATCGCAATGACAAATCCAATCAGGTAATGCATCGTCTGCTTTCGTGAACAGACTGCGGAAGAATTACGCAGCCAGGAAAATCGTTCGTCTTCCTAAGAATCAGTGCGCAGCATCCGGATTGGCCGTGTCCGTGGCCTGGATATGGATGCCGCATTCCACCTTCTTTCCTCCCCAACGGCCCGAGCGAGGATCGTTCGGGTCCGTGGGGAGGGTGGTACATGGCTGACATCCAATGGACGTGTACCCCAGGTCGTACAAGGGCAACAGAGGAATATTGAAGTGCGCGCTAAGCTGCCACACATCGCGCGTGGTCCAATCCGCGAAGGGGCTGAGCTTGCGCACAATGATGCCCGGCTTCACCGCGAAGTCGTCAATCTCTTGCAATGCAGTGCGGCTGCGCGCCTGTTCACGGCGCAAGCCAGTAAGCCAGACTTTGTAATTTGCAACCGCATCGAACAGCGGCTCCACCTTGCGCAAACCGCAGCAGCGATTCGGCTCGGTTTGATAGAGCAAACCAAACTCCGACTCCTGCTCTGCAACTGTCTTCTTCGGCAGCAGATTCGTCAGGTTGAGGTTCCACTCACGCGCCATGCGGTCGCGGTACTCGTACGTTTCAGGGAAGTGATAGCCCGTTTCCAGAAATAGAACTGGGATGTTCGGACGAAGCTCCATCGCAAGATGCAGCAGCAGCACATCCTCTGCCTGAAACGAACACGTCAGGCATGCTTCGCCTTCGCCGATACCTTCCAACTCCGTGCGCAACATTTCACGCACATGCGCAAGCTGCGCCAGCAACTCCGGCCGCAACTCTGGAAGATTGCCATCGCCGGTGACTACCGGTGCGCCGCCATGACGTTCTGTTTCGCGCTCGGCGCGAAGGATCTCTTTCTCGTGCTCACGTGAGACGATGCCGGGAGTAGTGGTGTCCATTACGCATCCTCCTTCAGCACGCCAGCCTGACGCAGCGCATCCAGTGCAAGATCGAGTGCTTCGCGTGTGCCTTCCAGACGCAACGCATGTGCTGGCTTCAGGATCACGTCTGTCACATGGTGTGCGCCATGCGCTGACGAGATCGATGCAGCGCCACGAATCATGCCCGCAGCCACAGTCGCATTGCTCTGCGAATCAATCAGCACAAAGCTGCCTGTGTGACGATCAGCAGCATAGCTGTCAAATGCGATAGGCTGCAGCGTCTCCACGACAACCGCGCCAATACCGTTTAGGTGGAGCGATGCGCTTTCTGTCTGCGATGCGGAAGCAGCCGTGAGATTTACTGCATTCAATACCTCAGGAACAAGTGCTGGAACGCTGCGGCTTCCCTGCTTCAGCAGGTAGCGACGCGTGGTGTCCAGCGGCGTCTCATTCATCCACACAAGCGAAGCATTAAACCGCGACGCCACATGCGGAAGCGATGCGGAAGCAGCCAGCAGATCGCCACGGCTAATGTCGATTTCATCTTCAAGCACCACCGTGACCGACAACGGCGCAAACGCATCCGCAAGATCGCCGTCGAAGGTAACGATGCGGCTTACGCGGCTTCTCTTCCCTGAAGGCAGAGCGACCAGTTCATCGCCAATGCGAATCGTGCCAGAAGCAATCTGTCCTGCAAACCCACGGAAATCAAGGTTCGGACGCACCACACGCTGCACATGCATACGGAATGGCGCCTCCGTAATGACCTGCGACGACGGGATGGATTCCAGCAATCCAAGCAGCGGTTGGCCGCTATACCACGGCGTCTTCGCGCTGGCGTGAACCACGTTGTCACCTTCAAGCGCGCTCACCGGCACAAAGTGCAGCACCGTATCGGTGTGGCCATCTATATCCAGGCCGTAAAAGAAGTCGCGGAAATCCTGCGTGATCTGCGTGAAGACAGCCTCGCTGTAACCCACAAGATCCATCTTGTTGACTGCGACAATCACCTGCCGCACGCCGAGCAGCGCTGTAATGTACGCATGGCGGCGCGACTGAATCAGCACGCCCTTACGTGCATCCACAAGGACTACAGCAACGTCAGCCGTGCTGGCGCCTGTTGCCATGTTGCGTGTGTACTGCTCGTGGCCCGGCGTATCCGCAATGATGAACTTGCGGCGCGGCGTCGAGAAGTAGCGGTAGGCAACATCAATCGTGATGCCCTGTTCGCGTTCTGCACGCAGGCCATCGGTCAGCAGAGCGAGATCGAGCACGCCCGGAGCCGTGGTGCCTTTGCCTTCAATGGAACGTACCTGGTCGTCATAGACCGATTGCGTGTCGTACAACAGACGTCCAATCAGCGTGGACTTTCCATCATCCACTGAGCCAGCAGTGGAGAAGCGCAACAGGTCCTTGCCGCGTTCTTCAGCAAGGTAGTCATCGACATTGAAGTTCTCAGCGAATGATGGCGATACCACCACAGGCTCAGGTTCCGGCGTCTGGCCTTTCAGTGGCGTATACACATCCACGTTTTCATTCCAGACTTCTGGCTCACCAGCAGGCGCGCCGTTGGCAGCCAATTCCACGAGGTTATTCTTAGCGCTCATTTTAGAAATATCCCTCGCGCTTCTTGATCTCCATGGAACCTTCCTGATCGTGGTCAATCACACGGTTCGCGCGCTCCGACGACTTGAAGCCGAGAATCTCTTCGATGATTTTTGGGATGGTGTCAGCCTCGCTGCGAATAGCGCCGGTGCAGGGGCTGCATCCCAACGAACGCAGGCGGCACTTCACCATCTGCGGCTTCTCACCCAAGCGTGCAACGAAGTCCTGTTCAATGGGCAGAAGCGCGTCGCCACGTATATACATGGGGCGTTCCTTCGCGAAGTACAGGTCCACGACTGGAATGTTTTCTTCGTGGATGTATTGCCACACATCCATCTCAGTCCAATTGCTGAGCGGGAACACGCGAATACTTTCGCCCGGGTGGATGCGCGAGTTGTACAGATTCCAAAGCTCAGGCCGCTGGTTCTTCGGATCCCACTGACCAGCCTTATCGCGGAACGAGTAGATTCGTTCCTTTGCGCGCGACTTTTCTTCATCGCGACGAGCACCGCCAAAGGCAGCAGTGAAGCCATAGTGGCTCAGACCATCCAGCAACGCCTGCGTCTTCAACAAACCGCAGCAGCGCTTGGTATCCAGTGCGATGGGATTTGTTCCGGCTGCCAGCGCAGGCTCGTTGCGCCAAACCAGCAACTCAGCGCCAATGCTCTTCGCCATGTTGTCGCGGAACTCAAGCATCTCGTGGAACTTGTATCCAGTATCGATGTGGAGCAAGGGAAATGGGATTGGCCCGGGATAGAACGCCTTCTGCGCCAATCGCAGCATTACGGACGAGTCCTTACCGATGGAGTACAGCATTACTGGCTTTTCAAACTCCGCGGCTACTTCACGCAGAATGTGAATGCTCTCCGCCTCTAACAGACGCAAATGACTAAGCCGCGGCGGTTGCGGTGATGCGGGGGCCTGCGGCGATAACAGTGAAGCTGTTCCCATTGAATCCCTGTGTGACAAGAAATGTGCGCGGCGAAACCGTGCGATTCAGTGCTTTGAGTGTGGGGTGAGGCGTTCCGGCGAGAAGGGTGAAACTATCGCACGCGACAACACACGGCCACGGAACAGGCCGGACAACAGTTGCGGTATTGACAACAAGCGCGCATGCGTACTTATGAGACTAACAGACAGCCAGAAGCGATTCAAAAAGCAATCGAGCCCCGCCAAAAGCGATGGGCTCGATTGCTTTTTGCGTTTCGGTAACGCAACTACACCATCGCGCGAACTTTCTTCGATGCGGTCTCCACGCCATCAATCGCCGAATCAGCAGCGGATGCGAGCCGATCTTTCGCTTCGGAATAGATATCGTCCAGTGCGTCGGAAGCCTTGGAATAGACCTCGTCAAGCTGCTTCACGCCTTTCTTGTAAGCGTGTGAGGCCTCTTTTGACAGACGCTCTGCCCTGTCTTTCACGTAGTCTGCGGCGTCTTCCAGAGCGTCTTCCGCATCGCCGTAAGCGCGGCCAATCTTCTTACGTGTGGTTTTCCCATCATGCGGTGCATATACCAAAGCCACAACTGCGCCTACAGTAAGACCGGTGATAAAGGCGGCCCAGAAACTCTTGTTATTCATGGTCGAAAGTGCCTCGCTTCCCTTTTGTCTGCTGCACTGCGCACATCGGACTGCAGCACAATTCGTAAAACCCGTTCCTTTATCGTGTGATGAACAACGGATGGTACAGGTTGTTCTGGCGGCAACCGATCATGAAAGCCCGGCGAGTTCGCGGGTCCGCACAAAAATGCGTGTGAACATCGCTTTATCCAGTCGGCCCGTGTTCGTGTTGCGCAGCGAGGGATGGTAGCTGGCGATCAACGTAATGCCATTCGGAAGTTTGTGTTCCGCTCCATGCGCAAACCCATACTCGCGACGCGACGTGATGACTCCCTGCGAGATAAGAAAATTCAGATATCCATCAAAGGCAATCCGTCCAAGCGCGACGACGACGCGCAACTTACGCAACGTCTGAATCTCCGTCGCCAGAAACGGTGCGCAATTACGAATCTCCTGGGGCGTCGGCTTGTCTCCCGGCGGGGCGCAACGGCAGATAGAACAAATCCGACATCCGCGCAGTTTCAGGCCGTCATTTCGTGACGTCGCATCAGGTTGCGTGGCAAACCCGGTCTCATACAACACGGGATACATGAAATAACCCGCGCCATCGCCGGTGAAAGGGCGTCCGGTCCGATTGGCTCCGTGAGCCCCAGGAGCGAGCCCCACAATCAACACGCGTGCGTTTACATCTCCAAAACCCGGTACAGGACGCGCCCAGTAATCCCAATCCATGTACGCGCGCCGCTTCGTCTCTCCAAGGGCGGTGCAATACTCGCGCAGGCGAGGACAACGCGCGCAGGACACAATCTGTTCATTCAAAACGGCAAACTCGGCGACGGCAGAGCGACTTGTAGGTACGGACTTCTGGAGCTTCGATGGCATGGTAGACCACATGATGGTAGCGTGAGTGGTGGCACACCTGCGTTCGGAGCCTCTGAAAACGCGGTGCATCCCCAGAGCAAAGGAATCCTGTGAGCAGCTCCAATAACGGCGAACGACGGCGCAAGAAGCGATTTAGCCTAGCGAGTTCCGGCTTGCTGACAGCTCTGATTCTTGCGGTTGTACTCGGGGTTCTCGGCATTGTCTGGGTAGCGCATTTGCACGGAAGACTCCACAAACTCAGCACCGTCGAAGTTCCTCCTGAAAGCGGAGTGTTGCCTCGTCCCGGCGGGCAAGACGTCATCGAAGTTCATCGCATCTCACCTGCCTCCGGCGTTACACCGCAGTTCGTGGGTCTCTCGGTGATGCCCGGCGTAGGCATGGGGATTTTGCAGTTGTCGCTGGACCTTCCGGGCCGCGATCCACAGGATCTGCTTGTTGGGACTCCGATTCCCTCCCTATCGCCGCTGCTGATGCCGAATACTGGAGCGCCCAAAGCATCTCTGAAATACTCTCCGATCTCCCTCAAAGTTTTTTCACCGGCGGACTCTTCAGAGGGACAGGAAGTTCTGGCCATGCAGGCAGCTCAGGACGCCCACAATGAGATGACTCCGGACGGTAC is a genomic window containing:
- a CDS encoding TonB-dependent receptor, whose protein sequence is MGQFALMLSLPVAAIAAGIPAVAQSTAGTVSGIVTDASGAAIPNATVLIANPVSGLSRTAKSDTTGRYTFTNLPFNRYHIEVSATGFSSTTSDVQVRTGNATQLDLQLKVGAASQEITVESDDVLNTSAQQSTTIDRDLFTKLPLVSTSSPLSSLVTLSTPGIASDSNGLFHPLGEHADTTFAIDGQPISDQQSRVFGNQPSPNIIQSVNVINGIAPAEYGDKTSLVVETTTRSGVGLAKPTGTVGLSYGTFGSVTPSLAVGFGGKTVGDFLSIDGYRSGRYLDSPEYRPVHDVGNSINIFNRSDYHPTDVDALQLNLSFSRSWFQQPNQYDQPNQDQRAKIISFNIAPSWTHTISPNSLITVSPYLRQDNFHYYPSNDVFNDTPVTLSQSRRLQNAGLRADYTLNKGIHTLKAGATLYHTFLTEGFGLGVTDATFNAPCVDADGNPVTDPSITSPTQCGVGNDFTANDSYAPGLAPYDLTRGGSIYRFHGHTDIKQEAVYLSDNIMWHDWNVQLGVRADNYNGLSTRSKVEPRINVAYHVHPSGTVLRLGWGQFFLTPYNENLIVSSTTGVGGLQSTSGDQLKDVALKPASRNQYTAGFEQSFGRYLVVNGEYFWKYTDRDFDFDVVLNSPLAFPIQWQKSKIDGFGIKVTMPTYHGVSAYSVLGHTRSRFFGPEVGGVLSNDPTINTSSVFRIDHDQAFQQSTNLQYQYKHGPYFGLTWRYESGLVAGSVTDPETALGFTPDQQQQIQLTCGNVRATLANPITSCAPGQLYSPLVKIPAPGTENDDKNPPRIAPRTLFDGQLGWDNVLHKDRLKTNLSVTATNLTNKTALYNFLSTFSGTHYVSPRTVTGQISFNF
- a CDS encoding glycosyltransferase family 2 protein, with translation MFKYSIVVPFHNEEENVTALYDQLKEVMEHLGDNFEFIFVDDGSRDRTYRLLEEIAAVDSRVLVIKLRRNFGQTSALAAGFDNAQGDYVLAMDGDLQHDPREIPNFLAKLEEGYDVVSGWRAQRADSFVMRRIPSRAANWLVAKLSGVKIHDFGTTFKAYRREVIQSIPLYGQMHRFIPALASWWGASICEIPISNPPRGAGKSHYGITRTFRVFFDLLTIRFLLKYMTRPLHFFGSLGALSVLVGMTMSLGLLLIKVIRGGAILNQHGPWFIVASVLIVAGVQLIGIGLLGELQVRHFYSPQNRAPYAVERMVRLRSSEETMQS
- a CDS encoding sulfite exporter TauE/SafE family protein; translated protein: MHYLIGFVIAMFIALTGVGAGTITTPLLILFLGVPTAVAVTTGLVFSAVVKLFLVPTQIVRKQVNWHVLGWMLLGGLPGVLLGSLFLAHLVSKGSQHIMNGLLGAVLVLTAVYQIIFSFRPISQREKPRDCRFCMPLLMFPVGAEVGFSSAGAGALGTAALLSLTSLAPAQVVGTDILFGFVLSLVGSGAHMFSGAHDASLLKELVIGGIFGVMVGTWSARFIPKRPLRFALWVWLLIIGAQFIYNNAIHPIR
- a CDS encoding phosphoadenylyl-sulfate reductase, which produces MDTTTPGIVSREHEKEILRAERETERHGGAPVVTGDGNLPELRPELLAQLAHVREMLRTELEGIGEGEACLTCSFQAEDVLLLHLAMELRPNIPVLFLETGYHFPETYEYRDRMAREWNLNLTNLLPKKTVAEQESEFGLLYQTEPNRCCGLRKVEPLFDAVANYKVWLTGLRREQARSRTALQEIDDFAVKPGIIVRKLSPFADWTTRDVWQLSAHFNIPLLPLYDLGYTSIGCQPCTTLPTDPNDPRSGRWGGKKVECGIHIQATDTANPDAAH
- the cysN gene encoding sulfate adenylyltransferase subunit CysN — protein: MSAKNNLVELAANGAPAGEPEVWNENVDVYTPLKGQTPEPEPVVVSPSFAENFNVDDYLAEERGKDLLRFSTAGSVDDGKSTLIGRLLYDTQSVYDDQVRSIEGKGTTAPGVLDLALLTDGLRAEREQGITIDVAYRYFSTPRRKFIIADTPGHEQYTRNMATGASTADVAVVLVDARKGVLIQSRRHAYITALLGVRQVIVAVNKMDLVGYSEAVFTQITQDFRDFFYGLDIDGHTDTVLHFVPVSALEGDNVVHASAKTPWYSGQPLLGLLESIPSSQVITEAPFRMHVQRVVRPNLDFRGFAGQIASGTIRIGDELVALPSGKRSRVSRIVTFDGDLADAFAPLSVTVVLEDEIDISRGDLLAASASLPHVASRFNASLVWMNETPLDTTRRYLLKQGSRSVPALVPEVLNAVNLTAASASQTESASLHLNGIGAVVVETLQPIAFDSYAADRHTGSFVLIDSQSNATVAAGMIRGAASISSAHGAHHVTDVILKPAHALRLEGTREALDLALDALRQAGVLKEDA
- the cysD gene encoding sulfate adenylyltransferase subunit CysD; its protein translation is MGTASLLSPQAPASPQPPRLSHLRLLEAESIHILREVAAEFEKPVMLYSIGKDSSVMLRLAQKAFYPGPIPFPLLHIDTGYKFHEMLEFRDNMAKSIGAELLVWRNEPALAAGTNPIALDTKRCCGLLKTQALLDGLSHYGFTAAFGGARRDEEKSRAKERIYSFRDKAGQWDPKNQRPELWNLYNSRIHPGESIRVFPLSNWTEMDVWQYIHEENIPVVDLYFAKERPMYIRGDALLPIEQDFVARLGEKPQMVKCRLRSLGCSPCTGAIRSEADTIPKIIEEILGFKSSERANRVIDHDQEGSMEIKKREGYF
- a CDS encoding YtxH domain-containing protein, translating into MNNKSFWAAFITGLTVGAVVALVYAPHDGKTTRKKIGRAYGDAEDALEDAADYVKDRAERLSKEASHAYKKGVKQLDEVYSKASDALDDIYSEAKDRLASAADSAIDGVETASKKVRAMV
- a CDS encoding uracil-DNA glycosylase, whose product is MPSKLQKSVPTSRSAVAEFAVLNEQIVSCARCPRLREYCTALGETKRRAYMDWDYWARPVPGFGDVNARVLIVGLAPGAHGANRTGRPFTGDGAGYFMYPVLYETGFATQPDATSRNDGLKLRGCRICSICRCAPPGDKPTPQEIRNCAPFLATEIQTLRKLRVVVALGRIAFDGYLNFLISQGVITSRREYGFAHGAEHKLPNGITLIASYHPSLRNTNTGRLDKAMFTRIFVRTRELAGLS